CCCTGCCGAGAAATCCCCCTATCAGGTAATGGAGACCCAGCCTCATGCATGTTTTTGCGTCATGGCGGGCGGCATTCCGCAATCAAAGCCATCTGTCGAGGGGAAACTTCAAAGGCAATTGCTCCTGTACGAAAGCGGTGTGGGAATCAAGGACCCCATGGATTTTTTCGAGGAGATCACGCGCCATAAGATGATCAAAGGCGCCTGGCCCTTGGAAATGTTGTATTCGCCAGAACAATTGGACGCAATGGTCGCCGCTTATACGGCATGGGTGGCAGTCAATAAAGCGGAAAACATTTCCATGATCGGGCATCCGAAGGAAGGGAAGATCGTTCTGCCTGAAAAAAACTTGAAGGAAAAATACTGACCGAATGGTAAAATTTTCCCCATGACAACCTCTGAACTTCAAAGCAAGGCAATCAATACACTTCGATTTTTGTCGGCCGATGGCGTGCAAAAAGCCAACTCGGGCCACCCGGGTCTCCCGATGGGAGCGGCGGCAATGGCATACACGGTCTGGACCCGTCATTTGAGACATAATCCGCGCAATCCAAAATGGATGGGACGCGACCGCTTCATCCTTTCGGGCGGGCATGGGTCGATGCTTCTGTATTCCCTCCTCCATTTGAGCGGATACGACCTATCACTCGAACAATTGCAGAACTTCCGCCAGTGGGGCAGCCTGACACCCGGTCATCCCGAATACGGCTTGACTCCCGGCGTGGAAGTCACCACCGGCCCGCTCGGGCAGGGATTCGCGAACGGTGTGGGAATGGCGATCGCCGCGGCGCATCTTGCCGCCTTGTTCAATAAACCCGGCCATGAATTGGTCGATTCTTATATCTATGCCATCGTCACCGACGGCGATTTGATGGAAGGGGTTGCCTCCGAGGCGGCATCCCTGGCTGGGCATCTCTCGCTCGGGCGGCTTATCTATCTCTACGACGATAACAAAATATCCATTGACGGCTCCACCGATCTCGCATTCACGGAAGACCGCGCCAAGCGCTTCGAAGCATATGGCTGGCACATCCAACGCGTGGAAGATGGCAACGACGTCGACGCCATCGATAAAGCCATCCAAACTGCCAAGACCGACCCGCGCCCTTCCCTGATCCTTTGCCGCACCATTATTGGTTTCGGTGCTCCAACACGACAGGGGACACAGAAAGCCCATGGGGAACCCCTCGGCGATGAAGAACTCAACGCTGCAAAATCCAACCTCGGCTGGCCCCAGGAGCCGCGTTTCCTTATCCCTGAGGATGTGCTGACATTTTTCCGGAAAGCCATCGACCGCGGACGCGAACTCGAAGCGGATTGGAATGCACGTTGTGACGCCTATGCGCGTTTATATCCTGAACAAGGCGCGGAATTTAACCGCCGGGTGGTCATGGGAAATCTCCCCGATGGATGGGAATCTACATTACCAACATTTCCTGCTGACTCGAAAGGCATGGCAACCCGCGCCGCTTCGGGCAAGGTCATCAACGCGCTCGCCGCTAAACTTCCCGAACTCATCGGAGGTTCGGCGGATCTAGCACCATCGAACAACACGAAGATCGATGGTTCGCCTGCCTTCCAAAAAGGATCGCCTGAGGGACGGAACTTCCACTTTGGCGTGCGCGAACATGCGATGGGTTCCATCTTAAACGGCATGGCGGTATATGGCGGCGTTATTCCGTATGGGGGGACGTTCCTTGTCTTTGCAGATTACATGCGGGCTGCGGTCCGCCTGGCGGCGCTTTCACATTACCCGTCCATCTTTATTTTTACGCACGATTCGGTGGGATTGGGGGAGGATGGTCCCACGCATCAGCCGATCGAGCATTTGACTTCCTTGAGGCTTATTCCAAACCTTGTTGTTGTGCGTCCGGCAGATGCCAATGAGACCGCCAAGGCATGGAAGGTTGCCCTCTCACGGCGCGACGGTCCCACTGTGTTGGCTTTGACCCGGCAAAATGTCCCGACGTTGGAAACCCCCGCTCCGGTTGAAAAAGGCGCTTACGTGCTGAAGGACTTCGGCGCGCCCGAGATCATCCTTATGGCATCCGGCTCGGAGGTGGGTTTGATCCTGGAAGCCGCACAGAAACTCGCGAATGAGGGCAGGGGCGTGCGCGTGGTTTCATTCCCAAGCTGGGAATTGTTCGAGAAACAGGATGAAGCTTATCGCGAGTCGGTGCTGCCGAAAAACATTCAGAAGAGACTCGCCGTCGAAGCCGGGGCAACCCTCGGCTGGGAGCGATACGCGAAGAGCGTCATCGGCATCGAGCGTTTCGGCGCGTCCGCACCGTATAAAATCATTTTCGAGAAGCTCGGTTTTACAGTTGAAAATATTGTTGCCAAGGCGAGAGAGCTATAGAAGTCAATTCGAGGCGGGCGATCTTTCCGACGATGCAATCTTCATGAAATTGGCGATTGCTTCGGGCTCTGCGCTCGCAATGACATGAGGAGAAATATGAAAGTTGCGGTTGGTTGCGATCATGCAGGATTCCCGTTGAAATATGTCGTTCTCGAGTCGGTCGCATCGCTTGGACATGAAGTGATCGATGTGGGCAGTTTCAGCGAGGATGCGGTGGATTTTCCCGATTTCACGAAGAAGGTCGGCGAGAAGATTCAAAATGCGGAGGCGGAACGCGGGATCTTGATATGCGGTTCGGGGATCGGCGCGGCAATCGCCGCGAATAAAATGAAAGGCGTTTATGCCTCGATCTGCCATGATACCTATTCCGCCGCGCAGGGCGTAATGCACGACGCCATGAATGTCCTCTGCCTCGGCGGTCGCGTGATCGGACCGGAATTGGTAAAAGTTCTTGTGCCAGCGTTTTTGAATGCCGAGTATCTGGGGGATAAATTCGGCGGCGAGCGATTTGCCCGCCGTGTGGGAAAGATCAAGGATATTGAAGAAGAGAATCGTTAAAGTGGTAATTGGTTATTGTCAATTACTTCTTGCGTAATAAGGAGCAATTTATATCATGACCGAAACGATCAAGAAGTTGACCGCTCTTGGGCAGTCCCTGTGGTATGACAACATTCAACGTAGGTTATTGGTAAATGGGGAATTGAAGGCAATGATCGACCGCGGCGATATTCGCGGTGTGACCTCGAACCCGACCATCTTCCAAAATGCCATTGCCAAGACGAACGATTATGATGCCGCGCTGGTTCCGCTGGCTTGGGGCGGTTGGGATGCAGAGAGGATATTCTGGCAACTGGCCGTTGAGGATATTCAGGAAGCCTGCGACTTCTTTTCTCCGTTGTACGACTCGACCGACGGTGGGGATGGGTTTGTCAGCATAGAGGTCAGTCCAAATCTGGCGCGGGATACCGAGGGAACGATCAAGCAGGCGCAGGAACTTTGGAGCCGTGTAAATCGCCCGAATTTGATGGTGAAGATTCCTGCCACCAAGGAGGGCGTTCCCGCCATCCGCGCCAGTATTGCTGCGGGGATCAACGTCAATGTTACGCTTATTTTTTCCCTTTCCCGTTACGCCGAAGTGATGAATGCATACCTCGAAGGCATCGAAGACCGTGTTGCCAAGAACCTTCCGGTGCAGCATGTGGCATCTGTCGCGTCGTTCTTTGTCTCGCGGGTGGACTCAAAGATCGACCCGAAACTGCCCGAAGATTCCCCGCTTCGCGGCAAAGCAGCAGTTGCCAACGCCAAACTCGCCTACGAACAATTCGAGGACATCTTCACATCGCCACGATTTGCCTCCCTAAAGGCACGCTTCCGCGCGCGTGTTCAGCGTCCTTTATGGGCATCCACCGGCACCAAGAACCCAAAATATTCCGATACCCTTTATGTCGACGAACTGATCGGACCCGATACCGTCAATACCGTCCCGCCTGCCACGCTGGACGCTTTCCGCGATCACGGCACTGCGACCATGACCATCACGCGCGATCTTGAAAAGGTACAGCAGATCTTCGTCGACCTCAAGGCACAGGGGATTTCCATGAGCACGGTCACGCAGGAACTTGAAGACGAAGGCGTGAAAGCCTTTACGGATGCGTTCAAAGCCTTGCTGGATTCAATCGAAGAGCGACGGAAAGCTGCGCTCGCCTCGATCGCGCCGTTGGCTGATTCTGTTTCTGAAAGATTATCCCAGCTGGAGATTGAGTCTTTTCCCAAACGCCTCTGGGAACATGATGTAACGCTCTGGTCCGGTGCAGACGACCCCGAAGGCCGGGCTGAGGCTGCCAAACGGCTCGGCTGGTTGGATTCCGTCGACGACGCCCGTAGGCGGCTTGATGATTATCTCTCATTCGCAAAACAAATCCATGATGAAAAGATCGACCGGGTTCTTGTCATTGGCATGGGTGGATCATCTCTGACCGCTGAAGTGCTCAGCTCTTTACTTGCCAACTTCAGGATCGACGCAAAACTTTCGCTTGCCATTCTGGACTCCACTGACCCGGCTCAGGTTGCGGAAGCGGTAAAGAATTACCCGCCGGATAAATCGCTTTACATCATTGCCAGCAAATCCGGCGGGACAGCCGAACTGATGGCTGCCTTCGATTACCTCTGGGAATTGAGCGATCATGACGGCTCGCGTTTCATTGTTACTACAGATCCCGGAACTTCACTGGAAAAACTGGCAAACGACCGCGGTTTCCGCAAAGTCTTTAATGCAGACCCGACGGTAGGCGGTCGTTTCTCTGCATTGACGGACTTCGGATTGGTCCCAGCCGCTTTGCTCGGCATCGACTTCGATAAATTTCTCGGCAATGCAGACAGGATGCGCAAACAATCTCTGGCAGATGTACCTGCCGCGCGCAACCCGGGAGTGGCGTTGGGTGCTCTGATCGCAGAATCCGCTTTGATGGGTAGGGACAAGCTCACGGTCCTGGCGGATGCGCCGGTGGCAGCGATGGCGGGATGGATCGAACAGGTCATTGCCGAGTCCAGTGGCAAGCATGGCAAAGGCATTCTACCCGTGGTATTGGAACCGCTTGGCAAACCGGAAGATTACGGTAGCGACCGGCTGTTCGTGTACATCAAGTGCAACGGCGAGTTGGAAGCGGGCATATCCGAGTTGAAGAAAGCCGGCTTTCCGGTGATCGATTTTCCGATGGAGAGCGCCTACGATGCCAGCGCTGAATTCTTCCGCTGGGAGATCGCGATTTCGACGGCGTGCCACATTCTTGGAATCAACGCATTTGACCAGCCGGACGTGCAGGAGAGCAAATTGCGTACCATTGCCAAGATCAAGGATTATCAGTCCACGGGCAAACTTGCAGAAGCCGGTTTGGTGGATGTTAAGGATGCGAATAAAGCCATTGAAGAGTTTTTAGCAAACCCGCATGCAGGTGAATTTGTGACGATCAACGCTTATTTACCGCGCAATCCTGAAATGATTGAAGCGATTCAAACCTTGCGGGTAGCCATTAGGGCAAAGACAAAACTGCCTGTGACGGCTGGTTTCGGTCCACGCTTCCAGCACTCGACGGGGCAGTTCCACAAAGGCGGTCCAAACAAGGGCCGTTTCATTCAGTTCGTGTACGATGCTGAAAAAGACATGGATATTCCCGGTCAGGGTCTCACCTTTGGCACGCTCATCCGCGCGCAGGCGCTGGGTGATTACGAAGCTTTGAAAGCGGCGGGACGCAAAGTTTTGCGCATCCGCCTCTCGAAGCCTGAAGATATCGAGGATTTGTTGAAATGAGCCTTGCAACCGGAAAATGCATTCCATGTCGAAAAGGCGACCCCACCTTGACCGATGCTGAGGTGAGCGGGCTATTATCGCAAGTTCCTGAATGGGCGCTAATTGAAGTGGAAGGGATCAAACGCTTGCAGCGCGTCTTCAAACTGAAGGATTATGCAGAAGCGCTGGCTCTCGCGAACAGGATCGCCGCAATCGCAGAAGAGGAAGACCACCATCCGCTAATCACGCTGGAGTGGGGCAGGGTGACCGTCCAATGGTGGACTCATGTGGTCAAAGGCTTGCACAAGAACGATTTCATCATGGCGGCAAGAACGGACGAATTATTCGGGGAATGATGATTACCACGCGGTATGCTTATCCCAAATGGTGCATTCCGATTCGCCGTTTCTTTTTGACATTGTCCAGCGATAGGAAGAGGTTAAAAATAACTTTGAAGTTTCCCGCCCATCCAATGATCGCCCTCAGGAGCGAAGCAAATCCTCTCGGAGGCTTGGCTAATTCGACGACTTCTGAGAAATCCACAACTCGTTCATCGATCTTGTACCTGTAACGCCCGATTTTTTCGATTTTTGGAGTCGCTCTCAAAAACCCGGCTAGTTTTCCACGTTCCTGCCGGGTCATCCACTGGGGCAGGTCGCTTGTTGCTTTGAAACCGCAGATCAGGGCAAGGTCCTGCAACTGGGATTTATGTTCTTCCTCCAGCTCGTTTTCCTTTTCCACAAAGTATTCCACATCAGGGTCGACATGAACGAGCGGTTTGAGCCACAACCGATTCACCACTGTCCGGATTGCGTTGCGGGCGCTG
This portion of the Anaerolineales bacterium genome encodes:
- a CDS encoding 4a-hydroxytetrahydrobiopterin dehydratase gives rise to the protein MSLATGKCIPCRKGDPTLTDAEVSGLLSQVPEWALIEVEGIKRLQRVFKLKDYAEALALANRIAAIAEEEDHHPLITLEWGRVTVQWWTHVVKGLHKNDFIMAARTDELFGE
- a CDS encoding bifunctional transaldolase/phosoglucose isomerase translates to MTETIKKLTALGQSLWYDNIQRRLLVNGELKAMIDRGDIRGVTSNPTIFQNAIAKTNDYDAALVPLAWGGWDAERIFWQLAVEDIQEACDFFSPLYDSTDGGDGFVSIEVSPNLARDTEGTIKQAQELWSRVNRPNLMVKIPATKEGVPAIRASIAAGINVNVTLIFSLSRYAEVMNAYLEGIEDRVAKNLPVQHVASVASFFVSRVDSKIDPKLPEDSPLRGKAAVANAKLAYEQFEDIFTSPRFASLKARFRARVQRPLWASTGTKNPKYSDTLYVDELIGPDTVNTVPPATLDAFRDHGTATMTITRDLEKVQQIFVDLKAQGISMSTVTQELEDEGVKAFTDAFKALLDSIEERRKAALASIAPLADSVSERLSQLEIESFPKRLWEHDVTLWSGADDPEGRAEAAKRLGWLDSVDDARRRLDDYLSFAKQIHDEKIDRVLVIGMGGSSLTAEVLSSLLANFRIDAKLSLAILDSTDPAQVAEAVKNYPPDKSLYIIASKSGGTAELMAAFDYLWELSDHDGSRFIVTTDPGTSLEKLANDRGFRKVFNADPTVGGRFSALTDFGLVPAALLGIDFDKFLGNADRMRKQSLADVPAARNPGVALGALIAESALMGRDKLTVLADAPVAAMAGWIEQVIAESSGKHGKGILPVVLEPLGKPEDYGSDRLFVYIKCNGELEAGISELKKAGFPVIDFPMESAYDASAEFFRWEIAISTACHILGINAFDQPDVQESKLRTIAKIKDYQSTGKLAEAGLVDVKDANKAIEEFLANPHAGEFVTINAYLPRNPEMIEAIQTLRVAIRAKTKLPVTAGFGPRFQHSTGQFHKGGPNKGRFIQFVYDAEKDMDIPGQGLTFGTLIRAQALGDYEALKAAGRKVLRIRLSKPEDIEDLLK
- the tkt gene encoding transketolase, yielding MTTSELQSKAINTLRFLSADGVQKANSGHPGLPMGAAAMAYTVWTRHLRHNPRNPKWMGRDRFILSGGHGSMLLYSLLHLSGYDLSLEQLQNFRQWGSLTPGHPEYGLTPGVEVTTGPLGQGFANGVGMAIAAAHLAALFNKPGHELVDSYIYAIVTDGDLMEGVASEAASLAGHLSLGRLIYLYDDNKISIDGSTDLAFTEDRAKRFEAYGWHIQRVEDGNDVDAIDKAIQTAKTDPRPSLILCRTIIGFGAPTRQGTQKAHGEPLGDEELNAAKSNLGWPQEPRFLIPEDVLTFFRKAIDRGRELEADWNARCDAYARLYPEQGAEFNRRVVMGNLPDGWESTLPTFPADSKGMATRAASGKVINALAAKLPELIGGSADLAPSNNTKIDGSPAFQKGSPEGRNFHFGVREHAMGSILNGMAVYGGVIPYGGTFLVFADYMRAAVRLAALSHYPSIFIFTHDSVGLGEDGPTHQPIEHLTSLRLIPNLVVVRPADANETAKAWKVALSRRDGPTVLALTRQNVPTLETPAPVEKGAYVLKDFGAPEIILMASGSEVGLILEAAQKLANEGRGVRVVSFPSWELFEKQDEAYRESVLPKNIQKRLAVEAGATLGWERYAKSVIGIERFGASAPYKIIFEKLGFTVENIVAKAREL
- the rpiB gene encoding ribose 5-phosphate isomerase B, which encodes MKVAVGCDHAGFPLKYVVLESVASLGHEVIDVGSFSEDAVDFPDFTKKVGEKIQNAEAERGILICGSGIGAAIAANKMKGVYASICHDTYSAAQGVMHDAMNVLCLGGRVIGPELVKVLVPAFLNAEYLGDKFGGERFARRVGKIKDIEEENR